From a region of the Eulemur rufifrons isolate Redbay chromosome 7, OSU_ERuf_1, whole genome shotgun sequence genome:
- the FGFR4 gene encoding fibroblast growth factor receptor 4 isoform X5 codes for MIVLHNLTLVVDDSLTSSNDDEDPKTHNGHTYPQQAPYWTHPQRMEKKLHAVPAGNTVKFRCPAAGNPMPTIRWLKDGQAFHGENRIGGIRLRHQHWSLVMESVVPSDRGTYTCLVENSLGSIRYSYLLDVLERSPHRPILQAGLPANTTAVAGSDVELLCKVYSDAQPHIQWLKHIVINGSSFGADGFPYVQVLKTADINSSEVEVLYLRNVSAEDAGEYTCLAGNSIGLSYQSAWLTVLPEEDLTWTAVAPEARYTDIILYASGSLAFVVLLLLAGLYRGQALHGRYPRQPAAVQKLSRFPLARQFSLESGSSGKSSSSLVRGVRLSSSGPPLLASLVNLDLPLDPLWEFPRDRLVLGKPLGEGCFGQVVRAEAFGMDPTRPDQASTVAVKMLKDNASDKDLADLVSEMEVMKLIGRHKNIINLLGVCTQEGPLYVIVECAAKGNLREFLRARRPPGPDLSPDGPRSSEGPLSFPALVSCAYQVARGMQYLESRKCIHRDLAARNVLVTEDSVMKIADFGLARGVHHIDYYKKTSNGRLPVKWMAPEALFDRVYTHQSDVWSFGILLWEIFTLGGSPYPGIPVEELFSLLREGHRMDRPPHCPPELYGLMRECWHAAPSQRPTFKQLVEALDKVLLAISEEYLDLRLTFGPCSPSGGDASSTCSSSDSVFSHDPLPLGPSSFPIPRVQT; via the exons ATGATTGTCCTGCACAACCTCACCTTGGTTGTAGATG ACTCCTTGACCTCCAGCAATGATGATGAGGACCCCAAAACCCATAATGGGCACACTTACCCCCAGCAAG CACCCTACTGGACACACCCCCAGCGCATGGAGAAGAAACTGCATGCAGTGCCTGCTGGAAACACCGTCAAGTTCCGCTGCCCAGCTGCAGGGAACCCCATGCCCACCATCCGCTGGCTCAAAGATGGACAGGCCTTTCATGGAGAGAATCGCATTGGAGGCATTCGG ctgCGCCATCAGCACTGGAGCCTGGTGATGGAAAGCGTGGTGCCCTCGGACCGTGGCACGTACACCTGCCTTGTGGAGAACTCTCTGGGCAGCATCCGCTACAGCTATCTGCTGGATGTGCTGG AGCGGTCCCCGCACCGGCCCATCCTGCAAGCAGGGCTCCCAGCCAACACCACGGCCGTGGCGGGCAGCGACGTGGAGCTGCTCTGCAAGGTGTACAGCGACGCCCAGCCCCACATCCAGTGGCTAAAGCACATCGTCATCAACGGGAGCAGCTTCGGCGCTGATGGCTTCCCCTACGTGCAGGTCCTGAAG accGCAGACATCAATAGCTCAGAGGTGGAGGTCCTGTACCTGCGGAATGTGTCAGCGGAGGATGCGGGCGAGTACACCTGCCTGGCAGGCAATTCCATCGGCCTCTCCTACCAGTCGGCCTGGCTCACAGTGCTGCCAG AGGAGGACCTCACGTGGACAGCAGTGGCACCCGAGGCCCGGTACACGGATATCATCCTGTACGCATCGGGCTCCCTGGCTTTCGTTGTGCTCCTGCTGCTGGCCGGGCTGTATCGAGGGCAGGCGCTCCACGGCCGGTACCCCCGCCAGCCTGCCGCTGTGCAGAAGTTGTCCCGCTTCCCTCTGGCCCGACAG TTCTCCCTGGAATCCGGCTCCTCGGGGAAGTCAAGCTCCTCCCTGGTGCGAGGCGTCCGTCTCTCCTCCAGTGGTCCCCCCTTGCTCGCCAGCCTGGTGAATCTGGACCTACCTCTCGACCCGCTGTGGGAGTTCCCTCGGGACAG GCTCGTGCTTGGGAAGCCCCTAGGCGAGGGCTGCTTCGGGCAGGTTGTGCGCGCAGAGGCCTTCGGCATGGACCCCACCCGGCCTGACCAAGCCAGCACCGTGGCTGTCAAGATGCTCAAGG ATAATGCCTCCGACAAGGACTTGGCGGACCTAGTCTCTGAGATGGAGGTGATGAAGCTGATTGGCCGACACAAGAACATCATCAACCTGCTGGGTGTCTGCACCCAGGAAG GGCCCCTGTACGTGATCGTGGAGTGCGCCGCCAAGGGCAACCTGCGGGAGTTCCTGCGGGCCCGGCGCCCCCCAGGCCCGGACCTCAGCCCTGACGGACCTCGGAGCAGCGAGGGGCCACTCTCCTTCCCAGCCCTGGTCTCCTGTGCCTATCAGGTGGCCCGAGGCATGCAGTACCTGGAGTCACGGAAG TGCATCCACCGGGACCTGGCTGCCCGCAACGTGCTGGTGACTGAGGACAGTGTGATGAAGATCGCCGACTTTGGGCTGGCCCGAGGCGTCCACCACATTGACTACTACAAGAAAACCAGCAAT GGCCGCCTGCCCGTCAAGTGGATGGCACCCGAGGCCCTGTTTGACCGAGTGTACACACACCAGAGTGACGT GTGGTCTTTTGGGATCCTGCTGTGGGAGATCTTCACCCTCGGGGGCTCCCCGTATCCTGGCATCCCCGTGGAGGAGCTGTTCTCACTGCTACGGGAGGGACATCGCATGGACCGGCCCCCACACTGCCCACCAGAGCT gtaCGGGCTGATGCGTGAGTGCTGGCACGCTGCACCCTCTCAGAGACCTACTTTCAAGCAGCTGGTGGAGGCTCTGGACAAGGTCCTGCTGGCTATCTCTGAGGAG TACCTCGACCTCCGCTTGACCTTTGGGCCCTGCTCCCCTTCTGGTGGGGACGCCAGCAGCACCTGCTCCTCCAGCGATTCTGTCTTCAGCCACGACCCCTTGCCACTGGGGCCCagctccttccccatccccaggGTGCAGACATGA
- the FGFR4 gene encoding fibroblast growth factor receptor 4 isoform X1, which yields MGTRRGLLAEQSWKGSRPDLEKVAAGQGPTVETWSVFGSQQHPSISVSAKEDWPCKAQAPEPGCRAGEPCLAPSLEQHEQELTVALGQPVRLCCGRAERGGHWYKEGSRLAPAGRVRGWRGRLEIASFLPEDAGHYLCLARGSMIVLHNLTLVVDDSLTSSNDDEDPKTHNGHTYPQQAPYWTHPQRMEKKLHAVPAGNTVKFRCPAAGNPMPTIRWLKDGQAFHGENRIGGIRLRHQHWSLVMESVVPSDRGTYTCLVENSLGSIRYSYLLDVLERSPHRPILQAGLPANTTAVAGSDVELLCKVYSDAQPHIQWLKHIVINGSSFGADGFPYVQVLKTADINSSEVEVLYLRNVSAEDAGEYTCLAGNSIGLSYQSAWLTVLPEEDLTWTAVAPEARYTDIILYASGSLAFVVLLLLAGLYRGQALHGRYPRQPAAVQKLSRFPLARQFSLESGSSGKSSSSLVRGVRLSSSGPPLLASLVNLDLPLDPLWEFPRDRLVLGKPLGEGCFGQVVRAEAFGMDPTRPDQASTVAVKMLKDNASDKDLADLVSEMEVMKLIGRHKNIINLLGVCTQEGPLYVIVECAAKGNLREFLRARRPPGPDLSPDGPRSSEGPLSFPALVSCAYQVARGMQYLESRKCIHRDLAARNVLVTEDSVMKIADFGLARGVHHIDYYKKTSNGRLPVKWMAPEALFDRVYTHQSDVWSFGILLWEIFTLGGSPYPGIPVEELFSLLREGHRMDRPPHCPPELYGLMRECWHAAPSQRPTFKQLVEALDKVLLAISEEYLDLRLTFGPCSPSGGDASSTCSSSDSVFSHDPLPLGPSSFPIPRVQT from the exons ATGGGCACCAGGAGGGGGCTGCTGGCTGAGCAAAGCTGGAAAGGATCCCGCCCAGACCTTGAGAAGgtggcagcagggcaggggccaACTGTTGAGACCTGGTCAGTGTTCGGCTCCCAGCAGCATCCGTCTATCTCTGTGTCTGCGAAAGAGGACTGGCCTTGCAAGGCACAGGCCCCTGagccaggctgcagagctggTG agccctgcctggctcccagcctgGAACAGCATGAGCAGGAGCTGACTGTGGCCCTTGGGCAGCCTGTGCGGCTGTGCTGTGGGCGGGCTGAGCGTGGTGGACACTGGTACAAGGAGGGCAGTCGCCTGGCACCTGCCGGCCGGGTACGGGGCTGGAGGGGCCGCCTGGAGATTGCCAGCTTCCTACCTGAGGATGCTGGCCACTACCTCTGCCTGGCACGAGGCTCCATGATTGTCCTGCACAACCTCACCTTGGTTGTAGATG ACTCCTTGACCTCCAGCAATGATGATGAGGACCCCAAAACCCATAATGGGCACACTTACCCCCAGCAAG CACCCTACTGGACACACCCCCAGCGCATGGAGAAGAAACTGCATGCAGTGCCTGCTGGAAACACCGTCAAGTTCCGCTGCCCAGCTGCAGGGAACCCCATGCCCACCATCCGCTGGCTCAAAGATGGACAGGCCTTTCATGGAGAGAATCGCATTGGAGGCATTCGG ctgCGCCATCAGCACTGGAGCCTGGTGATGGAAAGCGTGGTGCCCTCGGACCGTGGCACGTACACCTGCCTTGTGGAGAACTCTCTGGGCAGCATCCGCTACAGCTATCTGCTGGATGTGCTGG AGCGGTCCCCGCACCGGCCCATCCTGCAAGCAGGGCTCCCAGCCAACACCACGGCCGTGGCGGGCAGCGACGTGGAGCTGCTCTGCAAGGTGTACAGCGACGCCCAGCCCCACATCCAGTGGCTAAAGCACATCGTCATCAACGGGAGCAGCTTCGGCGCTGATGGCTTCCCCTACGTGCAGGTCCTGAAG accGCAGACATCAATAGCTCAGAGGTGGAGGTCCTGTACCTGCGGAATGTGTCAGCGGAGGATGCGGGCGAGTACACCTGCCTGGCAGGCAATTCCATCGGCCTCTCCTACCAGTCGGCCTGGCTCACAGTGCTGCCAG AGGAGGACCTCACGTGGACAGCAGTGGCACCCGAGGCCCGGTACACGGATATCATCCTGTACGCATCGGGCTCCCTGGCTTTCGTTGTGCTCCTGCTGCTGGCCGGGCTGTATCGAGGGCAGGCGCTCCACGGCCGGTACCCCCGCCAGCCTGCCGCTGTGCAGAAGTTGTCCCGCTTCCCTCTGGCCCGACAG TTCTCCCTGGAATCCGGCTCCTCGGGGAAGTCAAGCTCCTCCCTGGTGCGAGGCGTCCGTCTCTCCTCCAGTGGTCCCCCCTTGCTCGCCAGCCTGGTGAATCTGGACCTACCTCTCGACCCGCTGTGGGAGTTCCCTCGGGACAG GCTCGTGCTTGGGAAGCCCCTAGGCGAGGGCTGCTTCGGGCAGGTTGTGCGCGCAGAGGCCTTCGGCATGGACCCCACCCGGCCTGACCAAGCCAGCACCGTGGCTGTCAAGATGCTCAAGG ATAATGCCTCCGACAAGGACTTGGCGGACCTAGTCTCTGAGATGGAGGTGATGAAGCTGATTGGCCGACACAAGAACATCATCAACCTGCTGGGTGTCTGCACCCAGGAAG GGCCCCTGTACGTGATCGTGGAGTGCGCCGCCAAGGGCAACCTGCGGGAGTTCCTGCGGGCCCGGCGCCCCCCAGGCCCGGACCTCAGCCCTGACGGACCTCGGAGCAGCGAGGGGCCACTCTCCTTCCCAGCCCTGGTCTCCTGTGCCTATCAGGTGGCCCGAGGCATGCAGTACCTGGAGTCACGGAAG TGCATCCACCGGGACCTGGCTGCCCGCAACGTGCTGGTGACTGAGGACAGTGTGATGAAGATCGCCGACTTTGGGCTGGCCCGAGGCGTCCACCACATTGACTACTACAAGAAAACCAGCAAT GGCCGCCTGCCCGTCAAGTGGATGGCACCCGAGGCCCTGTTTGACCGAGTGTACACACACCAGAGTGACGT GTGGTCTTTTGGGATCCTGCTGTGGGAGATCTTCACCCTCGGGGGCTCCCCGTATCCTGGCATCCCCGTGGAGGAGCTGTTCTCACTGCTACGGGAGGGACATCGCATGGACCGGCCCCCACACTGCCCACCAGAGCT gtaCGGGCTGATGCGTGAGTGCTGGCACGCTGCACCCTCTCAGAGACCTACTTTCAAGCAGCTGGTGGAGGCTCTGGACAAGGTCCTGCTGGCTATCTCTGAGGAG TACCTCGACCTCCGCTTGACCTTTGGGCCCTGCTCCCCTTCTGGTGGGGACGCCAGCAGCACCTGCTCCTCCAGCGATTCTGTCTTCAGCCACGACCCCTTGCCACTGGGGCCCagctccttccccatccccaggGTGCAGACATGA
- the FGFR4 gene encoding fibroblast growth factor receptor 4 isoform X2, with translation MGTRRGLLAEQSWKGSRPDLEKVAAGQGPTVETWSVFGSQQHPSISVSAKEDWPCKAQAPEPGCRAGEPCLAPSLEQHEQELTVALGQPVRLCCGRAERGGHWYKEGSRLAPAGRVRGWRGRLEIASFLPEDAGHYLCLARGSMIVLHNLTLVVDDSLTSSNDDEDPKTHNGHTYPQQAPYWTHPQRMEKKLHAVPAGNTVKFRCPAAGNPMPTIRWLKDGQAFHGENRIGGIRLRHQHWSLVMESVVPSDRGTYTCLVENSLGSIRYSYLLDVLERSPHRPILQAGLPANTTAVAGSDVELLCKVYSDAQPHIQWLKHIVINGSSFGADGFPYVQTADINSSEVEVLYLRNVSAEDAGEYTCLAGNSIGLSYQSAWLTVLPEEDLTWTAVAPEARYTDIILYASGSLAFVVLLLLAGLYRGQALHGRYPRQPAAVQKLSRFPLARQFSLESGSSGKSSSSLVRGVRLSSSGPPLLASLVNLDLPLDPLWEFPRDRLVLGKPLGEGCFGQVVRAEAFGMDPTRPDQASTVAVKMLKDNASDKDLADLVSEMEVMKLIGRHKNIINLLGVCTQEGPLYVIVECAAKGNLREFLRARRPPGPDLSPDGPRSSEGPLSFPALVSCAYQVARGMQYLESRKCIHRDLAARNVLVTEDSVMKIADFGLARGVHHIDYYKKTSNGRLPVKWMAPEALFDRVYTHQSDVWSFGILLWEIFTLGGSPYPGIPVEELFSLLREGHRMDRPPHCPPELYGLMRECWHAAPSQRPTFKQLVEALDKVLLAISEEYLDLRLTFGPCSPSGGDASSTCSSSDSVFSHDPLPLGPSSFPIPRVQT, from the exons ATGGGCACCAGGAGGGGGCTGCTGGCTGAGCAAAGCTGGAAAGGATCCCGCCCAGACCTTGAGAAGgtggcagcagggcaggggccaACTGTTGAGACCTGGTCAGTGTTCGGCTCCCAGCAGCATCCGTCTATCTCTGTGTCTGCGAAAGAGGACTGGCCTTGCAAGGCACAGGCCCCTGagccaggctgcagagctggTG agccctgcctggctcccagcctgGAACAGCATGAGCAGGAGCTGACTGTGGCCCTTGGGCAGCCTGTGCGGCTGTGCTGTGGGCGGGCTGAGCGTGGTGGACACTGGTACAAGGAGGGCAGTCGCCTGGCACCTGCCGGCCGGGTACGGGGCTGGAGGGGCCGCCTGGAGATTGCCAGCTTCCTACCTGAGGATGCTGGCCACTACCTCTGCCTGGCACGAGGCTCCATGATTGTCCTGCACAACCTCACCTTGGTTGTAGATG ACTCCTTGACCTCCAGCAATGATGATGAGGACCCCAAAACCCATAATGGGCACACTTACCCCCAGCAAG CACCCTACTGGACACACCCCCAGCGCATGGAGAAGAAACTGCATGCAGTGCCTGCTGGAAACACCGTCAAGTTCCGCTGCCCAGCTGCAGGGAACCCCATGCCCACCATCCGCTGGCTCAAAGATGGACAGGCCTTTCATGGAGAGAATCGCATTGGAGGCATTCGG ctgCGCCATCAGCACTGGAGCCTGGTGATGGAAAGCGTGGTGCCCTCGGACCGTGGCACGTACACCTGCCTTGTGGAGAACTCTCTGGGCAGCATCCGCTACAGCTATCTGCTGGATGTGCTGG AGCGGTCCCCGCACCGGCCCATCCTGCAAGCAGGGCTCCCAGCCAACACCACGGCCGTGGCGGGCAGCGACGTGGAGCTGCTCTGCAAGGTGTACAGCGACGCCCAGCCCCACATCCAGTGGCTAAAGCACATCGTCATCAACGGGAGCAGCTTCGGCGCTGATGGCTTCCCCTACGTGCAG accGCAGACATCAATAGCTCAGAGGTGGAGGTCCTGTACCTGCGGAATGTGTCAGCGGAGGATGCGGGCGAGTACACCTGCCTGGCAGGCAATTCCATCGGCCTCTCCTACCAGTCGGCCTGGCTCACAGTGCTGCCAG AGGAGGACCTCACGTGGACAGCAGTGGCACCCGAGGCCCGGTACACGGATATCATCCTGTACGCATCGGGCTCCCTGGCTTTCGTTGTGCTCCTGCTGCTGGCCGGGCTGTATCGAGGGCAGGCGCTCCACGGCCGGTACCCCCGCCAGCCTGCCGCTGTGCAGAAGTTGTCCCGCTTCCCTCTGGCCCGACAG TTCTCCCTGGAATCCGGCTCCTCGGGGAAGTCAAGCTCCTCCCTGGTGCGAGGCGTCCGTCTCTCCTCCAGTGGTCCCCCCTTGCTCGCCAGCCTGGTGAATCTGGACCTACCTCTCGACCCGCTGTGGGAGTTCCCTCGGGACAG GCTCGTGCTTGGGAAGCCCCTAGGCGAGGGCTGCTTCGGGCAGGTTGTGCGCGCAGAGGCCTTCGGCATGGACCCCACCCGGCCTGACCAAGCCAGCACCGTGGCTGTCAAGATGCTCAAGG ATAATGCCTCCGACAAGGACTTGGCGGACCTAGTCTCTGAGATGGAGGTGATGAAGCTGATTGGCCGACACAAGAACATCATCAACCTGCTGGGTGTCTGCACCCAGGAAG GGCCCCTGTACGTGATCGTGGAGTGCGCCGCCAAGGGCAACCTGCGGGAGTTCCTGCGGGCCCGGCGCCCCCCAGGCCCGGACCTCAGCCCTGACGGACCTCGGAGCAGCGAGGGGCCACTCTCCTTCCCAGCCCTGGTCTCCTGTGCCTATCAGGTGGCCCGAGGCATGCAGTACCTGGAGTCACGGAAG TGCATCCACCGGGACCTGGCTGCCCGCAACGTGCTGGTGACTGAGGACAGTGTGATGAAGATCGCCGACTTTGGGCTGGCCCGAGGCGTCCACCACATTGACTACTACAAGAAAACCAGCAAT GGCCGCCTGCCCGTCAAGTGGATGGCACCCGAGGCCCTGTTTGACCGAGTGTACACACACCAGAGTGACGT GTGGTCTTTTGGGATCCTGCTGTGGGAGATCTTCACCCTCGGGGGCTCCCCGTATCCTGGCATCCCCGTGGAGGAGCTGTTCTCACTGCTACGGGAGGGACATCGCATGGACCGGCCCCCACACTGCCCACCAGAGCT gtaCGGGCTGATGCGTGAGTGCTGGCACGCTGCACCCTCTCAGAGACCTACTTTCAAGCAGCTGGTGGAGGCTCTGGACAAGGTCCTGCTGGCTATCTCTGAGGAG TACCTCGACCTCCGCTTGACCTTTGGGCCCTGCTCCCCTTCTGGTGGGGACGCCAGCAGCACCTGCTCCTCCAGCGATTCTGTCTTCAGCCACGACCCCTTGCCACTGGGGCCCagctccttccccatccccaggGTGCAGACATGA
- the FGFR4 gene encoding fibroblast growth factor receptor 4 isoform X3 has translation MWLLLALLGVFLVVPGAPALSLEASEEVELEPCLAPSLEQHEQELTVALGQPVRLCCGRAERGGHWYKEGSRLAPAGRVRGWRGRLEIASFLPEDAGHYLCLARGSMIVLHNLTLVVDDSLTSSNDDEDPKTHNGHTYPQQAPYWTHPQRMEKKLHAVPAGNTVKFRCPAAGNPMPTIRWLKDGQAFHGENRIGGIRLRHQHWSLVMESVVPSDRGTYTCLVENSLGSIRYSYLLDVLERSPHRPILQAGLPANTTAVAGSDVELLCKVYSDAQPHIQWLKHIVINGSSFGADGFPYVQVLKTADINSSEVEVLYLRNVSAEDAGEYTCLAGNSIGLSYQSAWLTVLPEEDLTWTAVAPEARYTDIILYASGSLAFVVLLLLAGLYRGQALHGRYPRQPAAVQKLSRFPLARQFSLESGSSGKSSSSLVRGVRLSSSGPPLLASLVNLDLPLDPLWEFPRDRLVLGKPLGEGCFGQVVRAEAFGMDPTRPDQASTVAVKMLKDNASDKDLADLVSEMEVMKLIGRHKNIINLLGVCTQEGPLYVIVECAAKGNLREFLRARRPPGPDLSPDGPRSSEGPLSFPALVSCAYQVARGMQYLESRKCIHRDLAARNVLVTEDSVMKIADFGLARGVHHIDYYKKTSNGRLPVKWMAPEALFDRVYTHQSDVWSFGILLWEIFTLGGSPYPGIPVEELFSLLREGHRMDRPPHCPPELYGLMRECWHAAPSQRPTFKQLVEALDKVLLAISEEYLDLRLTFGPCSPSGGDASSTCSSSDSVFSHDPLPLGPSSFPIPRVQT, from the exons ATGTGGCTGCTGTTGGCCCTGTTGGGGGTCTTCCTGGTTGTACCTGGGGCTCCAGCCTTGTCCCTTGAGGCCTCTGAGGAAGTGGAGCTGG agccctgcctggctcccagcctgGAACAGCATGAGCAGGAGCTGACTGTGGCCCTTGGGCAGCCTGTGCGGCTGTGCTGTGGGCGGGCTGAGCGTGGTGGACACTGGTACAAGGAGGGCAGTCGCCTGGCACCTGCCGGCCGGGTACGGGGCTGGAGGGGCCGCCTGGAGATTGCCAGCTTCCTACCTGAGGATGCTGGCCACTACCTCTGCCTGGCACGAGGCTCCATGATTGTCCTGCACAACCTCACCTTGGTTGTAGATG ACTCCTTGACCTCCAGCAATGATGATGAGGACCCCAAAACCCATAATGGGCACACTTACCCCCAGCAAG CACCCTACTGGACACACCCCCAGCGCATGGAGAAGAAACTGCATGCAGTGCCTGCTGGAAACACCGTCAAGTTCCGCTGCCCAGCTGCAGGGAACCCCATGCCCACCATCCGCTGGCTCAAAGATGGACAGGCCTTTCATGGAGAGAATCGCATTGGAGGCATTCGG ctgCGCCATCAGCACTGGAGCCTGGTGATGGAAAGCGTGGTGCCCTCGGACCGTGGCACGTACACCTGCCTTGTGGAGAACTCTCTGGGCAGCATCCGCTACAGCTATCTGCTGGATGTGCTGG AGCGGTCCCCGCACCGGCCCATCCTGCAAGCAGGGCTCCCAGCCAACACCACGGCCGTGGCGGGCAGCGACGTGGAGCTGCTCTGCAAGGTGTACAGCGACGCCCAGCCCCACATCCAGTGGCTAAAGCACATCGTCATCAACGGGAGCAGCTTCGGCGCTGATGGCTTCCCCTACGTGCAGGTCCTGAAG accGCAGACATCAATAGCTCAGAGGTGGAGGTCCTGTACCTGCGGAATGTGTCAGCGGAGGATGCGGGCGAGTACACCTGCCTGGCAGGCAATTCCATCGGCCTCTCCTACCAGTCGGCCTGGCTCACAGTGCTGCCAG AGGAGGACCTCACGTGGACAGCAGTGGCACCCGAGGCCCGGTACACGGATATCATCCTGTACGCATCGGGCTCCCTGGCTTTCGTTGTGCTCCTGCTGCTGGCCGGGCTGTATCGAGGGCAGGCGCTCCACGGCCGGTACCCCCGCCAGCCTGCCGCTGTGCAGAAGTTGTCCCGCTTCCCTCTGGCCCGACAG TTCTCCCTGGAATCCGGCTCCTCGGGGAAGTCAAGCTCCTCCCTGGTGCGAGGCGTCCGTCTCTCCTCCAGTGGTCCCCCCTTGCTCGCCAGCCTGGTGAATCTGGACCTACCTCTCGACCCGCTGTGGGAGTTCCCTCGGGACAG GCTCGTGCTTGGGAAGCCCCTAGGCGAGGGCTGCTTCGGGCAGGTTGTGCGCGCAGAGGCCTTCGGCATGGACCCCACCCGGCCTGACCAAGCCAGCACCGTGGCTGTCAAGATGCTCAAGG ATAATGCCTCCGACAAGGACTTGGCGGACCTAGTCTCTGAGATGGAGGTGATGAAGCTGATTGGCCGACACAAGAACATCATCAACCTGCTGGGTGTCTGCACCCAGGAAG GGCCCCTGTACGTGATCGTGGAGTGCGCCGCCAAGGGCAACCTGCGGGAGTTCCTGCGGGCCCGGCGCCCCCCAGGCCCGGACCTCAGCCCTGACGGACCTCGGAGCAGCGAGGGGCCACTCTCCTTCCCAGCCCTGGTCTCCTGTGCCTATCAGGTGGCCCGAGGCATGCAGTACCTGGAGTCACGGAAG TGCATCCACCGGGACCTGGCTGCCCGCAACGTGCTGGTGACTGAGGACAGTGTGATGAAGATCGCCGACTTTGGGCTGGCCCGAGGCGTCCACCACATTGACTACTACAAGAAAACCAGCAAT GGCCGCCTGCCCGTCAAGTGGATGGCACCCGAGGCCCTGTTTGACCGAGTGTACACACACCAGAGTGACGT GTGGTCTTTTGGGATCCTGCTGTGGGAGATCTTCACCCTCGGGGGCTCCCCGTATCCTGGCATCCCCGTGGAGGAGCTGTTCTCACTGCTACGGGAGGGACATCGCATGGACCGGCCCCCACACTGCCCACCAGAGCT gtaCGGGCTGATGCGTGAGTGCTGGCACGCTGCACCCTCTCAGAGACCTACTTTCAAGCAGCTGGTGGAGGCTCTGGACAAGGTCCTGCTGGCTATCTCTGAGGAG TACCTCGACCTCCGCTTGACCTTTGGGCCCTGCTCCCCTTCTGGTGGGGACGCCAGCAGCACCTGCTCCTCCAGCGATTCTGTCTTCAGCCACGACCCCTTGCCACTGGGGCCCagctccttccccatccccaggGTGCAGACATGA